The DNA sequence AATCACCATCACCTACTTTTGGGGAGCTGGGACACAGGAAGCAGAGAGGAAGCAATTTGATGGGTTCAGGATTAAACAAGGAGGGTAATGTTTTTGCTTACCTGAGTCAGAGGTAGAATGAGAGGCCTAAAGAGTTTTACATCATGCTTCTTCTGATAAAGAGTCATCTCTGAGGAGGCCCTGTAAACTGTGAGGTGAGGGGAAGGTAATGGTCAGGGCTAATAGGTGGTAGAGGGGAACATTCTCATCACCTGTCCATGACATTTCTAACTGACCCTGTCCAGTTATTGGAAGCATTAGGACCAGGAAGCAGATAAGTCTTTAGAACTTGCCCAAGTACAGCAATTCCTGTTTTAGGTTGTTCCTTTCCCCCAGCAGAGTGTCAGGAAAAGTACAAATGTGGTCCCTCCAGGTTCATCCTGCAACTGACTCACATTCAGCCTGGTCTCCTGCCAACTTGGCCTCTCTGATTCGAGTGGAGAACTTCTGGATTTCTGGCAAGTGGTTGTGGATCTTGGCTGCTTCTCGTTGGCCCTTCACAATGAGAGGAAAAATGAGGCAGCGGGCAAGGACTGTACCTGGAAGacacaagccaggattggagcaAAATTAAAAGCAGGTTGAAATTTTGAGGTCATCACTGAAGGAGTTTCTTATTGCAGCCTTTGCACTGTGACTCATGTTCAAGGGGTCTAGAACTAAGCGCCAGGGGACaacttagttttctgttttggcATCACAAAACACTTGTCATTGACTTAAGCTAGAATCTCGCATGCTTCTTTGAACAAAAAGTTGACAAAAACTGCTTTTTCAGATCAAGGATTTCAAACTTCTCTATTATCAATGGAGCTTTTTGTTCAACTGTAAGTGTAGGTCCAatatacaaaaaagataaaatcaagCTGCTCTGGGGGAAGAGAGAACCTGGTTCAAAGATTGTGTAGGCTCTGGCTTTTGCTTTACTGAGCTGTACCTTTTCAGAATCCTGGGACTCCAGGAATGAAGTTTAAAATTCCTGGAAtggggggccatggtggctcagcaggcaagaacacttacctgccatgccagaggacctgggttcaattcctggtgcctgcccatgtataaaaaaaaaaaaaaaaaaaaaaaattcctggaatagggggtgcaagggcagttcagtggcagaattctcacctgccatgtgggagaccaggggtcgattcctagcccatgcactgcCCCTTGCccccaaggaaaaaaattcaacaaatagtgctgtaataatgggatagtcacatggaaaaagaatgaaatgtgatccccaccacacaacatacaaaaataaataaaaataaataaaaaattccagaATAGGAGGTAATCTGCTGACCTATTGTTTAAGtttcttcctatttcttctcTTACACTTCATATTTCCTGATCATTCCAACAACATTTATTTAGTTTGTAGTATATGTAGGATATTTAAGTAGGTCTTAGAAGAGACCAGGGCAGAAGAAATGTgtttaggaaagagaaaagaactgaGGCTGGAACCCAGAATACCTGCATTAAAGGGGTAGGTAGAGGAACGGGCAATGGAGAGGGGATGGTGGGTCAGAAAGAAAACTAGGGAAGATTCTAACAGAAGCCAAGGgatagatttcaaggtctgaagtGTTTAATGCAGAAAGGACTAATACCTTGATTTTAACCTAAATCTCCCTTTCCCCAGAAAAAAGTACATTTAACCACAATGCCACTAGCAGTTAGAATGAGGTGATATTAGTAAAAGCCAGACTGTTAAGGGTCAAAGAGTGAATGGGAAGAAGGAAGTAGGATGCAGAacattgttttaaataatatgaaaGGAAGAAGATACGGGAACTAAGGATCAACGgaaggaattttgccccaggaaaCATATGGTATGCTTGAGTATATTTACATGTTGAGGGTAGGTCAGCAAAGAGGGAGAAGTTTaagacaagagaaaagcaaggtgTATGAAGAAACAGAATCCAAAGCACGGTCTTAGCCTTTTACAAGAGGAGTCATGTGAATGGCTTCCCAATTTGGGGGTTTAACTGTCTGATCTGACCCTTCACTCTCCTAAACCAGGGTAGATTCATCATTAACAAGGTCTCCTTACTCTAACCTTGTACTCACATTCAAATATCTATACTTTCTGAATCCTACAGGATCTAGTGGTTCTCCTAATGTACTTTAAGAAATGCAAGTGGAATGCACCTAAGTATCATGAGCTTCTATCCCTTATTTGAATCTTCTGCTTTCCTAACCCCTACACTTTCCTTGATTCACTCACAGAACTGTCATCTTTAAGGTTTTATCCATAGCTCCCCATTTCCTCTACCCTTGTCCAGGATGTAGTCCCCTTACATGCAGCAATGGCTCCCCACCATGGTAGGCCCAGGTCAACATGCATAAATTCCAGAAAGTTCTGGATCAGTCCCACTGGGGTGTATGACCCCAAGCCCAGTTCAGTGAAAGTTGGTTCTGCAGCAGCTTGGATGAcatctgcaatctctccaggaaccACCTCAGTCACTGCTGTGGGTGAAGGAGTTGCAGGAATGATGGGAGAGGCTTGGACCTGTGTGAAAGGAAACCATATTCAATATCCAGTAGGGGAACATACTGAAAGGCTCAGGGTCCCAGAAAAAAACAGTTTTGGATTTTGTTCTTGTGACTCTACTTCTTATTCTCCCAGGTTTAGCAGATAACCAACAACTTCTACAGAAGTAAAAGCTTAAATAGGTCATCTTATTTCTCCTGCTAAGTGAAAGGTGTTACTTGGGAGTAAGATTTCATGACTTCCCTTCATGGTGAGAAAGTATTTCTTCTCAGTGTTACCCAAGCCTCACTTATTTGAATACCACTTTCACGATTTTTGCCATTTAAATTATTCTACTTAcaatgtttctttaaaataactCACTTTTCAAAACCCAAATACCTACTTGATCTCATCGTAAGAAACAATATCCATGAAATCATGGATTTGatatgcaaattatttttctaatacacATACACATGGAATCACATCTCATATAACGCCTTGATTTTAACATAAAACGCCCTTTCCTCATTGAATTGAAAACCCGATCCCAAGCGGTGACGCCACCGTTTTCGGGAGTTCTGCAGAAGTTCGGGGACAGGGGGCCTGCTTTATAGTCCCTCCCCTCAACTCATCCCAAcgaacaaagcaaaataaaacaaaccaaccaagAAACACTACTCTTAAAGTTGCATGAACAAATCGCCTCTTACCTGGGCATCTGCAAAAGAGATGGCAGAGGTACTGAGGCAGCGGGGCCCGGGGGTGGCGATGATGTGGCGCGGATGCCGGTAGCACCCGCGGGCTGGGAACAGCGGTCCCGCGGTCAGAGGTTTCTGGGGCAAGTGCAAGGGCCTTGCGACGCTGTGGAACTGAACGGGTAAAAGGGCGATGGAACTCCTTTCTCGAGAGCATTAAGTCTCAGTATAGGGGCACAAGGCATTCATAATGCTCACTCCTCACGAAGCAGGCAGCCAGGCTACCACTGGGGAGGGCAGTGCTACTCTCCGAGCGTAAATGTCTGGCCTGAGGGCATGCAATTAGTGGGTGCAGAGAGAAGCTGGAGCCCGGGTTTCCTGGATCTCAGTCACCGCAGACCCATCTCAGGGCCTAAAGTGCCGAGACTGAGCTGCCCTTGGCAGCAGGCGAAGCCTGAGATTCTCGGGAGCAGACAACGATAGGGGTCGTTGAGTCGGCTGGGCCGAGAACGTAACCTCCCCGCGTCCTCAGATCCCCGGAGGTCAGGAGACGCTGGTCCGGGTGAGGGGAGCAGAGTCTTGTTTTTATGTCCCCAGGACTAGCTGTTCCTGGGTTCGGGCTATGGGGACGGGACATTATCCTGGCACTAAGCCCTGGAACATTCTTACCTGACGGTGAGGTCGCAGCAGCAGTAGAAGCTCCCGGCGTCTGCACACCCCCACCATCGCCATCTTGCCAGGAAGAGACTAACTCTCGCGCCTGCGCACTCAAATCGCAATCCCGCGGGAGAAGGCCCTTTTGGAAGTGGGTTTGAAGCCAGAGGTGTCGTCACGGATTAGGTGGCAAAGGAGAATCGAGCTTGGCGGCCATATTTGAAGCGGGTAAGAAGCTGCCGAGGGCCACCGAACGCGGGAAGATCGTCATTGGCCGCATAAACCCGGAGTATGGTTCTCTGTTAGCGAGAGCTGTTTTCCTCAGATTTGTTTAATAACCTCGGGACAGTTGTGGCTGTGCTTgtcacgttttttttttttttcccctcgcCTGAAAATATTCAGTTCTTATTGCTAGGTAATACTGTAATCGCAGCCCCGTGAAATGTGAGGGTAGTTTGGAGTTGACAGGCAAAGTAGGTCTAATCATCCAGAGGACTGGGCAGGTTGTTAAAGACGCAGGGGTTCGAATCCCACCTCTGCTGTCTCTGCCACCTTGGGCAAAGTTTCGGGCTTCCTTGGTGGttaattgtgaagattaaatgaaatgaaacgCATGGCGGTATTTTGCCCACAGTAAGtgttcagtcattatttcctgaACTGTAAAAGGGAAGGGACTGTTTTAGTTTTTCAGTCTCTTAGTACAGGAAGGAGGAAAGTGGGCTGCCTTGCAAGCACGTTACTAACAACCGACCTAGaagaaataacagaaggaaaatgcctaggCTGTTAGGGTTTTAAGATTCTCTGAGTTTAAgaatgagtgttttttttttttaacctttaaaaatgttGCACAGACTCAAAATATTGATGAATGCTGGGATTCCTTCTGCAGAAAACTGCATTTTACCCATGCATAATTCACATAATTTGAGGGGTTTTTAAGATGCCGGGAAGCTCATTCATGGCTTCTTTACCTATGTTAAAACTTCTGACCTGGACCAGTCctttctttttacagatgaggagtcAGGACTCAATTTTACTTAATTGGACTTCCCACAGGCTCCTCAGACCAAGATGAAACATGTCcacaattaaatatatcatctcctTCCCCTtattaaccccccccccccatctgctTAACTTCTTGTGTTGGTATTCCTTCTGATAAATGGTACGGCCATGCACTCTTTTGTTCTAGACCGAAACCTAGGCTTCATCCTTCATCTTTCCTTTAGTACTCACCATATCTACTGTATCTGAACAATCGTTAAGACCGtttgactttaaaatttttgactttcatctttaatttttcaccattattaaaataatttaatgttcccattccccccccccccccctttttcccTCTGGGACTCCAATTACCAATATGTTAGATTGCTTGATATtgtctcttaaaatattttaagcttttttttttcctctttgtatttTAG is a window from the Tamandua tetradactyla isolate mTamTet1 chromosome 14, mTamTet1.pri, whole genome shotgun sequence genome containing:
- the OXA1L gene encoding mitochondrial inner membrane protein OXA1L isoform X2; protein product: MAMVGVCRRRELLLLLRPHRQFHSVARPLHLPQKPLTAGPLFPARGCYRHPRHIIATPGPRCLSTSAISFADAQVQASPIIPATPSPTAVTEVVPGEIADVIQAAAEPTFTELGLGSYTPVGLIQNFLEFMHVDLGLPWWGAIAACTVLARCLIFPLIVKGQREAAKIHNHLPEIQKFSTRIREAKLAGDQAEFYRASSEMTLYQKKHDVKLFRPLILPLTQAPIFISFFIALREMANLPVPSLQTGGLWWFQDLTVSDPIYVLPLVVTATMWCVLEAVFMYWLSSNLFSLGQVACLRIPAVRTVLKIPQRVVHDPDKLLPREGFLKSFKRGWKNAEIAHQQRERERRMQHHLELAAKGPLRQTFTHNPLLQHGKNPPPTALDSSSSSSSKPKSKRPWQDTLG
- the OXA1L gene encoding mitochondrial inner membrane protein OXA1L isoform X1 encodes the protein MAMVGVCRRRELLLLLRPHRQFHSVARPLHLPQKPLTAGPLFPARGCYRHPRHIIATPGPRCLSTSAISFADAQVQASPIIPATPSPTAVTEVVPGEIADVIQAAAEPTFTELGLGSYTPVGLIQNFLEFMHVDLGLPWWGAIAACTVLARCLIFPLIVKGQREAAKIHNHLPEIQKFSTRIREAKLAGDQAEFYRASSEMTLYQKKHDVKLFRPLILPLTQAPIFISFFIALREMANLPVPSLQTGGLWWFQDLTVSDPIYVLPLVVTATMWCVLELGAETGMQSSDLQWMRNVIRVMPLVVLPITIHFPSAVFMYWLSSNLFSLGQVACLRIPAVRTVLKIPQRVVHDPDKLLPREGFLKSFKRGWKNAEIAHQQRERERRMQHHLELAAKGPLRQTFTHNPLLQHGKNPPPTALDSSSSSSSKPKSKRPWQDTLG